A window from Carassius carassius chromosome 40, fCarCar2.1, whole genome shotgun sequence encodes these proteins:
- the drd6b gene encoding LOW QUALITY PROTEIN: D(5)-like dopamine receptor (The sequence of the model RefSeq protein was modified relative to this genomic sequence to represent the inferred CDS: inserted 2 bases in 1 codon), which yields MESDGAEGDSSGVGVRALTGCALCALILSTLLGNTLVCAAVIKFRHLRSKVTHFFVISLAVSDLFVAVLVMPWKAVSEVAGCWLFGSFCDTWIAFDIMCSTASILNLCIISLDRYWAISSPFRYERKMTQRMAFIMIGMAWTLSILISFIPVRLNWHRAEDHSAPLNLTVSSEDCTAALNRTYAIASSLISFYIPVIIMIGTYTRLGGWAHARNMREXEQSLKTTFKKETKVLKTLSIIMGVFVFCWLPFFVLNCIVPFCDLDTLGDSLCVSSTTFNIFVWFGWANSSLNPVIYAFNADFRKAFTTILGCNRLCASSAVETVNFTNELVSYHHDTTLLHKDAQGVSNPQCLVLVPGHHEEHVDLPFDKVSVVSDSSRIQRSALLPALEQQEREMEISLDMMPFTPATLSDCCGIPGQIEEC from the exons ATGGAGAGCGATGGTGCTGAAGGGGACAGCTCCGGTGTGGGTGTCCGCGCGCTGACGGGCTGCGCTCTCTGCGCGCTCATCCTCTCCACGCTGCTGGGGAACACGCTCGTGTGCGCCGCCGTCATCAAATTCAGACACCTCAGATCCAAAGTCACCCATTTCTTCGTCATATCCCTCGCGGTTTCCGATCTCTTCGTGGCTGTTCTGGTCATGCCGTGGAAAGCAGTCTCTGAGGTGGCCGGCTGCTGGCTCTTCGGGAGCTTTTGTGACACTTGGATAGCTTTTGATATCATGTGCTCAACGGCGTCTATCCTCAACCTGTGCATCATCAGTTTGGACAGATACTGGGCCATCTCAAGCCCCTTTCGTTACGAGCGCAAAATGACGCAGAGGATGGCGTTTATAATGATCGGGATGGCGTGGACACTTTCCATCCTGATCTCTTTCATTCCGGTCAGACTGAACTGGCACAGGGCTGAGGATCACAGCGCGCCCTTGAACCTCACCGTGAGCTCGGAGGACTGCACTGCGGCTTTAAACAGGACTTATGCTATTGCATCTTCACTAATAAGCTTTTACATCCCTGTTATAATCATGATAGGAACATATACGCGGCTGGGCGGCTGGGCACATGCACGAAACATGCGCGA CGAGCAGTCGCTGAAAACCACGTTTAAGAAAGAAACCAAGGTGTTAAAAACGCTTTCCATCATCATGGGGGTGTTTGTGTTCTGCTGGCTGCCCTTTTTCGTCCTCAACTGCATCGTGCCGTTCTGTGACCTGGACACTCTTGGAGACTCTCTGTGCGTGAGCAGCACCACTTTTAACATCTTCGTCTGGTTCGGATGGGCCAATTCATCGCTCAACCCGGTCATCTACGCGTTCAACGCGGATTTCCGCAAAGCCTTCACCACTATTCTGGGTTGCAACCGGCTCTGCGCGTCTTCTGCGGTGGAGACGGTGAACTTTACCAACGAGCTGGTGTCCTACCATCATGACACCACTCTGCTCCACAAGGACGCGCAGGGCGTTTCCAACCCGCAGTGCCTGGTTCTGGTCCCCGGTCATCATGAGGAACACGTGGACTTACCCTTCGACAAGGTCTCGGTCGTGTCCGATTCGTCTCGTATCCAGCGGAGCGCGCTGCTGCCGGCCCTAGAGCAgcaggagagagagatggagatttCCCTGGACATGATGCCCTTCACCCCCGCAACACTGAGCGACTGCTGTGGGATTCCAGGTCAAATTGAGGAGTGTTGA